One genomic region from Streptomyces sp. Li-HN-5-11 encodes:
- a CDS encoding helix-turn-helix domain-containing protein has protein sequence MGRREKPISQCGRTLYSLAAWLRAGREAAGLTYEELAARTEFSADTLARAVSGRSVPKNLNVVLAYAQACGLPAREAEKYWKLARRDEARALGVLSGRRGGMQISVVKDFADLHSAIVELYQSAGSPPLRSLDARIGGLGRLPRSTVGRVLKGQSRPSRPFVQDFAEALCVRRSELPEWGKAWDRADRDRRSTRSRLRDQGQSRLLDRLTTHDRVTPRDLQLLMSELETSARREPGIKLLVHIPEAEDAEGYKAARMTRELLVDQAQRRGDLSCPSCRRPSFGYDDAQGWRASLCSDCSGLAPGTPPASRLQPETAAQDTPTLSLRSPAADVRPRLPRRIPGHSWPRAAAPASSQPQVADNLQTISDIPQPKAPAQDVRCRTCHGYHEADDPHVSAPDAAGDDAPNSSPPDSAKRNSDAKTSIDPARFPADPARFPVDPARSPADPARFPADPARSPAGPDTEEGRPSPSQRALSDFFAVGRSHHPGTASDSGRTRTGGPRRRTR, from the coding sequence ATGGGCCGCCGTGAGAAACCGATCAGCCAGTGCGGCAGGACCCTGTACTCCCTCGCGGCCTGGCTTCGTGCCGGCCGCGAGGCGGCAGGACTGACCTACGAGGAACTCGCAGCCCGTACCGAGTTCAGTGCCGACACCCTGGCACGTGCTGTCTCCGGGCGGAGTGTGCCCAAGAACCTGAACGTCGTTCTCGCCTACGCCCAGGCCTGTGGACTGCCCGCCAGGGAGGCCGAGAAATACTGGAAGCTCGCCCGCCGTGACGAGGCCCGGGCGCTGGGCGTTCTGAGCGGTCGGCGCGGCGGGATGCAGATCAGCGTCGTCAAGGACTTCGCTGATCTGCACTCCGCCATCGTCGAGCTCTACCAGAGCGCCGGCAGCCCGCCCTTACGCAGCCTGGACGCCCGCATCGGCGGTCTGGGGCGCCTGCCCCGCAGCACGGTGGGACGCGTCCTCAAGGGCCAGTCCCGACCCAGCCGGCCTTTCGTCCAGGACTTCGCCGAGGCCTTGTGCGTCCGCAGGTCGGAGCTCCCGGAGTGGGGCAAGGCCTGGGACCGCGCAGACCGTGACCGGCGCAGTACCCGCAGCCGGTTGCGCGACCAGGGCCAGAGCCGTCTGCTCGACCGCCTGACCACCCACGACCGCGTCACGCCCCGCGACCTCCAACTGCTCATGAGCGAACTGGAAACCTCCGCACGGAGGGAACCGGGCATCAAACTGCTGGTCCACATACCCGAAGCCGAGGACGCGGAGGGCTACAAGGCCGCCCGCATGACCCGTGAACTCCTCGTCGACCAGGCACAACGGCGCGGAGATCTCTCCTGCCCCTCGTGCCGGCGGCCCTCCTTCGGCTACGACGACGCCCAGGGCTGGCGCGCCTCCCTCTGCAGCGACTGCAGCGGCCTCGCCCCCGGCACGCCGCCCGCTTCCCGCCTTCAGCCCGAGACCGCCGCCCAGGACACCCCGACGCTGTCCCTGCGCAGCCCCGCCGCGGATGTGCGGCCCCGGCTGCCGCGCAGGATCCCCGGACACTCCTGGCCCCGCGCAGCGGCCCCGGCCTCGTCACAGCCGCAGGTCGCCGACAACCTGCAGACGATCAGCGACATCCCGCAGCCGAAGGCCCCGGCACAGGACGTCCGTTGCCGCACCTGCCACGGATACCACGAGGCCGACGACCCCCACGTCTCGGCACCGGACGCCGCCGGCGACGATGCACCGAACAGCTCCCCGCCGGACAGCGCCAAACGGAACAGCGATGCGAAGACCTCGATCGACCCGGCACGTTTCCCGGCCGACCCGGCACGTTTCCCGGTCGACCCCGCACGTTCCCCGGCCGACCCGGCACGTTTCCCGGCCGACCCCGCACGTTCCCCGGCCGGCCCCGACACGGAAGAGGGCCGGCCTTCGCCCAGTCAGCGAGCGCTCAGCGACTTCTTCGCCGTCGGCCGTAGCCACCACCCCGGCACGGCTTCGGACTCCGGGCGTACCCGGACAGGGGGTCCTAGGCGGCGAACGCGTTGA
- a CDS encoding SDR family NAD(P)-dependent oxidoreductase, whose product MSTAQHKIGSGFGATSTADDVLQGIDLTGKLALVTGGYSGIGLETTRSLAKAGAHVVVPARRPVTAEQALAGVPGVELAELDLADLESVRGFAERFLASGRGIDIVIDSAGIMACPETRVGPGWEAQFATNHLGHFALVNRLWPAIAPGGARVVSVSSRGHHFSGIRWDDIHWRQRYDKWEAYGQAKTANVLFAVQLDKLGRDAGVRAFALHPGGILTPLQRHLPKEEMVERGWIDEDGNVLNPEGFKTPPQGAATQVWAATSPQLDGLGGVYLEDCDIAEPAQEGDERAGVRDWAIDPAQAARLWELSAELTGVNAFAA is encoded by the coding sequence ATGAGCACTGCACAGCACAAGATCGGATCCGGATTCGGCGCCACCAGCACCGCCGACGACGTCCTGCAGGGCATCGACCTGACCGGAAAGCTCGCCCTCGTCACCGGCGGCTACTCGGGCATCGGCCTGGAGACCACTCGCTCGCTCGCCAAGGCCGGCGCCCACGTGGTCGTGCCCGCCCGCCGCCCGGTCACCGCCGAGCAGGCGCTGGCCGGCGTTCCCGGCGTCGAGCTGGCGGAACTGGACCTCGCCGACCTGGAGAGCGTGCGCGGCTTCGCCGAGCGGTTCCTCGCCTCCGGACGCGGAATCGACATCGTGATCGACAGCGCCGGGATCATGGCCTGCCCGGAAACCCGGGTGGGGCCTGGCTGGGAGGCCCAGTTCGCCACCAACCACCTCGGTCACTTCGCCCTCGTCAACCGGCTGTGGCCCGCGATCGCACCGGGCGGCGCCCGGGTCGTCTCCGTCTCCTCCCGCGGCCACCACTTCTCCGGCATCCGCTGGGACGACATCCACTGGCGGCAGCGCTACGACAAGTGGGAGGCCTACGGCCAGGCGAAGACCGCCAACGTCCTGTTCGCCGTCCAGCTCGACAAGCTCGGCCGCGACGCCGGCGTCCGCGCCTTCGCCCTGCACCCGGGCGGCATCCTCACCCCGCTGCAACGGCACCTGCCCAAGGAGGAGATGGTCGAGCGCGGCTGGATCGACGAGGACGGCAACGTGCTCAACCCCGAGGGCTTCAAGACGCCACCGCAGGGTGCGGCCACTCAGGTGTGGGCCGCGACCTCGCCGCAGCTCGACGGGCTCGGTGGCGTCTATCTGGAGGACTGCGACATCGCCGAGCCCGCGCAGGAGGGCGACGAGCGCGCCGGCGTCAGGGACTGGGCGATCGACCCGGCGCAGGCGGCTCGGCTGTGGGAGCTGTCGGCGGAACTGACGGGCGTCAACGCGTTCGCCGCCTAG
- a CDS encoding trypsin-like serine protease: MAASALVAGGIGAFLMAPANATETPKTTLSAHHVATQAQLRARIRGAEKGNHLTTVAAGPAKQASKNKKAAGSSGAASSTAGNPSPTPSASTSTAPSRTVTPQIIGGQTANFSTAPWMVQLWYSDPGTGDGFFCSGTLVAPTKVLTAGHCVAGYDWAANGTVVSGSAQLPTFDSNGNLTSWNGGTPHGVLHQWSHPSFNLAAADNDVAVLTLDEPVAGQTLPITSATDTASYTAGTQATVYGWGRTSSTSNDISQTLQTATMPVNADSTCTNYYGSEFVPGHMTCAGNPASGSDSGTVATCNGDSGGPMVVGGKIVGVVSWGVQDCVEAGSYSVFSKVSTYATTIDPRLDDTDLSGDGLADMFASTSGGSAYEYDSKGTSFAGRVSLGGVSWSGLNLVRQADLTRSGIQGFLMRDKGGYLWWRHIVVNPDTQQGTVVDSKIGGGWNVMRNIALPGDLNGDGYCDLVAADTSGYLWLYPGNGKGWFGSRTKIGGGWNTYSGKIYGHGDFTHDGHADLLAQDGSGNLYLYKGTGSATSPFAARVKVGYGYNIYTAYDTVGDVTNDGNADLIARDSSGNLYLYKGTGSATAPLSARVKVGYGYNIYSLFG; this comes from the coding sequence GTGGCTGCGAGCGCCCTGGTCGCCGGAGGGATCGGTGCCTTCCTCATGGCACCGGCGAACGCCACCGAGACCCCGAAGACCACGCTGAGCGCCCACCACGTCGCGACCCAGGCCCAGTTGCGGGCCAGAATTCGCGGTGCCGAGAAGGGTAATCACCTCACCACGGTCGCCGCGGGCCCGGCCAAGCAGGCGTCCAAGAACAAGAAGGCGGCGGGCTCCTCGGGGGCCGCGTCCTCGACCGCCGGCAACCCCTCGCCGACCCCGTCGGCGAGCACCTCCACGGCCCCGTCCAGGACCGTCACACCGCAGATCATCGGCGGCCAGACGGCCAACTTCTCCACGGCGCCCTGGATGGTGCAGCTGTGGTACTCCGACCCCGGCACCGGGGACGGCTTCTTCTGCAGCGGCACCCTGGTGGCGCCGACGAAGGTCCTCACCGCGGGACACTGCGTCGCCGGCTACGACTGGGCCGCCAACGGCACCGTCGTCTCCGGCAGCGCCCAGCTGCCGACCTTCGACAGCAACGGCAACCTCACCAGCTGGAACGGCGGCACGCCCCACGGCGTACTGCACCAGTGGAGCCACCCGTCCTTCAACCTGGCCGCCGCCGACAACGACGTGGCCGTGCTGACCCTGGACGAGCCCGTCGCCGGCCAGACGCTGCCGATCACCTCGGCGACCGACACGGCCTCGTACACGGCCGGCACCCAGGCCACCGTCTACGGCTGGGGCCGCACCAGCTCCACCAGCAACGACATCTCGCAGACGCTCCAGACGGCGACGATGCCGGTCAACGCCGACTCGACGTGCACGAACTACTACGGCAGCGAGTTCGTCCCCGGCCACATGACCTGCGCCGGCAACCCGGCGAGCGGCTCCGACAGCGGAACGGTCGCGACCTGCAACGGCGACTCCGGCGGCCCGATGGTGGTCGGCGGCAAGATCGTCGGCGTGGTCTCCTGGGGCGTGCAGGACTGCGTCGAGGCGGGCTCGTACAGCGTCTTCAGCAAGGTCAGCACCTACGCCACCACCATCGACCCGCGGCTGGACGACACCGACCTGAGCGGTGACGGCCTGGCGGACATGTTCGCCTCCACCTCGGGCGGTTCGGCCTACGAGTACGACTCGAAGGGCACCAGTTTCGCCGGCCGGGTGTCGCTGGGCGGCGTGAGCTGGTCCGGTCTCAACCTGGTCCGCCAGGCCGACCTGACCCGCAGCGGCATCCAGGGCTTCCTGATGCGCGACAAGGGCGGCTACCTGTGGTGGCGGCACATCGTCGTCAACCCCGACACGCAACAGGGCACGGTCGTCGACTCCAAGATCGGCGGCGGCTGGAACGTGATGAGGAACATCGCGCTCCCCGGGGACCTCAACGGTGACGGCTACTGCGACCTGGTCGCCGCGGACACCAGCGGCTACCTCTGGCTCTACCCCGGCAACGGCAAGGGCTGGTTCGGCTCCCGCACCAAGATCGGCGGCGGCTGGAACACCTACAGCGGCAAGATCTACGGGCACGGTGACTTCACCCACGACGGCCACGCGGACCTGCTGGCCCAGGACGGCTCCGGCAACCTGTACCTGTACAAGGGCACCGGCAGCGCGACGAGCCCGTTCGCGGCGCGCGTCAAGGTCGGCTACGGCTACAACATCTACACCGCGTACGACACCGTCGGTGACGTCACCAACGACGGCAACGCGGACCTGATCGCCCGCGACAGCTCCGGCAACCTGTACCTGTACAAGGGCACCGGCTCGGCCACCGCGCCGCTGAGCGCCCGCGTCAAGGTCGGCTACGGCTACAACATCTACAGCCTCTTCGGCTGA
- a CDS encoding LamG-like jellyroll fold domain-containing protein, protein MFHTRARSRGVPRTATRRLALLCALATAATAALAAPAVPASAAGPAPADPMAAARAQAAADGRAVPVDALTTETYSVTANPDGSFTSTTSLMPVRVRKDGGWVPVDATLRANPDGTYSPRATPHGVTLSGGGDGPLVTLHHQDGSSMALSMPFTLPAPTVDGDQALYPAVLPGVDLSVTVTDQGGFSDVLVVHDAKAAADPRLKQLTLAASTHGLTLSGTPSGGMQATTADGTLDYTSPRPLMWDSRDPATASAASGTTASPAPGAAASSPSPSGAAAPSASGARTMTARAAALADDGTATPPGADRAASSVAGPGSDARVEEVPMTAGRGGLTLKPDTSLLTAPGTTYPVYIDPATNPVTSTAGHYDEVYSNSACSDSPQYDKPQTNGEGVGYQGYGGVCGNGIERSYYAIDTGKLSPDMVVSKGEIDIKTTYAASWDCSHNQPITLHTTDPITSSTDWNSRPGTHDTTYPPVTTHVASGANPSSSCSNHTAAFDVTDQAQTIADKGNDVWTIGLYGDESSSSPDDYLRMSTTFALTVTFDIAPDVPTNLHTTPKAVGADADCTTAGVGWIGATTYSGAGSNIHLDATVTSNVSGENVSGEFLVWDRTNLDSSGNAATMSSPSSGYLASGTTADVPIGFTLEDGHEYGWDVYAKTNSSQHLRSATSAHCWFDTDFTPPASPGIADNASFPRVGEGSPAQPVYAGPGVTSAFTVTAQDVAPDDTCNPGACLSSGVDHFLWSLDSQPTAATGTSTKVASTSGGVATASLPVPVTRWGVHTLYVAAVDKAGNISQSPASYTFTAPWNPNTKVAQGDISGDGVPDLLATTSTGDLEMIPGDTDPAQAPAPAQSGPVTGSDPVPAVTGPVIVSTAAGAPTGSWKDYLVAHRGNLHGADVDDLFAYNTKTQQLYIVKNDYDPADDSAFPPVKYSNYAGYVGRRYDVVTKDACESADLVADDSRCRTAGYDSQTWNVGQLVTPGNVFGNTSNYPAVITMENKRLWIYQADGGGHLKNPLLLGDGDWSGLTLIAPGTVGGTPTLWARDDASGTLYTFPLTLDGNGLPPLLHAPVRTALTSALTVSGGGKLCLDDSGSRTTNHNKIQVYTCNGTSAQQWSYLADGSLRVLGRCLDVTSSGVDNGTLVQLFTCNGTGAQKWTPGANGSLVNPESGKCLDDPSSSTTNGTQVQIYTCNGTSAQNWTGAAAAGWNAHPGTALAPVLSAADDPAVASPGDINSSDGGPDGNPDLYAVDSGGQLTEYPGAAPASGTATFGTAVSLGAAVNSSTHWWNLDEGTGATATDQAAGLNASLTGSYSWATDSSRGKVLSLDGTTGYGATSGPAVNTTRSFTVSAWVKLNSLAANSTFVSQSDDPSVGAANGFQLYYSSNAQAWAFNRHNADDPSNSFTAAYGSKPVTGKWTHLVGVFDADAGTLSLYVNGSLSATKDYAGTSWNATGPVQIGRRLYQNSYAEYANAQISDVRIWDNALPAADAAAPGDNPRVSGLS, encoded by the coding sequence GTGTTCCACACTCGTGCCCGAAGTCGTGGAGTGCCCCGCACCGCGACAAGACGCCTGGCGCTGCTGTGCGCCCTCGCCACCGCCGCCACCGCCGCCCTCGCCGCACCCGCGGTGCCCGCGTCGGCAGCCGGCCCCGCCCCCGCCGACCCGATGGCGGCGGCACGGGCGCAGGCCGCCGCGGACGGGCGGGCCGTGCCGGTCGACGCCCTGACCACCGAGACCTACAGCGTGACCGCCAACCCGGACGGCAGCTTCACCTCCACCACCAGCCTGATGCCGGTGCGGGTGCGCAAGGACGGCGGCTGGGTCCCGGTCGACGCCACGCTCCGGGCCAACCCGGACGGCACCTACTCGCCGCGGGCCACGCCCCACGGCGTCACCCTCTCCGGAGGCGGCGACGGCCCCCTGGTCACGCTGCACCACCAGGACGGTTCCAGCATGGCCCTGTCCATGCCCTTCACCCTCCCGGCTCCGACCGTCGACGGCGACCAGGCCCTCTACCCCGCGGTGCTGCCCGGCGTGGACCTGTCGGTCACCGTCACCGACCAGGGCGGCTTCAGCGACGTCCTGGTCGTCCACGACGCCAAGGCGGCCGCCGACCCGCGGCTCAAGCAGCTGACCCTGGCCGCGTCCACCCACGGCCTCACGCTCTCCGGCACGCCGTCGGGCGGCATGCAGGCCACCACCGCCGACGGCACGCTGGACTACACCAGCCCGCGCCCGCTGATGTGGGACTCCCGCGACCCGGCCACGGCCTCTGCGGCTTCCGGAACCACGGCTTCCCCGGCCCCGGGAGCGGCGGCCTCCTCGCCGTCGCCGTCCGGAGCCGCGGCCCCCTCGGCCTCCGGAGCCCGCACCATGACGGCCCGGGCGGCCGCCCTCGCGGACGACGGGACCGCCACCCCGCCCGGCGCGGACCGGGCCGCCTCCTCCGTGGCCGGTCCCGGCAGCGACGCGCGGGTCGAAGAGGTGCCGATGACCGCGGGCCGGGGCGGACTGACCCTCAAGCCCGACACCTCGCTGCTGACCGCCCCGGGCACCACCTACCCGGTCTACATCGACCCCGCCACCAACCCCGTCACCTCGACGGCCGGGCACTACGACGAGGTCTACTCCAACTCCGCCTGCTCCGACAGCCCCCAGTACGACAAGCCCCAGACCAACGGTGAGGGCGTCGGCTACCAGGGCTACGGCGGCGTCTGCGGCAACGGCATCGAGCGGTCGTACTACGCCATCGACACCGGCAAGCTCAGCCCCGACATGGTCGTCTCCAAGGGCGAGATCGACATCAAGACGACGTACGCGGCCAGTTGGGACTGCTCCCACAACCAGCCGATCACCCTGCACACCACGGACCCGATCACCAGCTCGACCGACTGGAACAGCAGGCCCGGCACCCACGACACGACGTACCCGCCGGTCACCACACACGTCGCCAGCGGCGCCAACCCCAGCAGCAGCTGCAGCAACCACACGGCCGCCTTCGACGTCACCGACCAGGCGCAGACCATCGCCGACAAGGGCAACGACGTGTGGACCATCGGCCTGTACGGCGACGAGTCCAGTTCCTCCCCCGACGACTACCTGCGCATGTCGACGACCTTCGCGCTGACCGTCACCTTCGACATCGCGCCGGACGTCCCGACCAACCTGCACACCACCCCCAAGGCCGTCGGGGCGGACGCCGACTGCACCACAGCCGGCGTGGGCTGGATCGGCGCCACCACCTACAGTGGCGCAGGCAGCAACATCCACCTGGACGCCACGGTCACCTCCAACGTCTCCGGCGAGAACGTCTCCGGCGAGTTCCTCGTGTGGGACCGCACCAACCTCGACAGCAGCGGCAACGCGGCCACCATGTCGAGTCCCTCCAGCGGCTACCTGGCCTCGGGCACCACCGCCGACGTCCCCATCGGCTTCACCCTCGAGGACGGGCACGAGTACGGCTGGGACGTCTACGCGAAGACCAACTCCAGCCAGCACCTGAGGTCGGCCACGAGCGCGCACTGCTGGTTCGACACCGACTTCACCCCGCCGGCCAGCCCCGGCATCGCGGACAACGCCTCCTTCCCCCGCGTCGGTGAGGGCAGCCCGGCCCAGCCCGTCTACGCCGGCCCCGGGGTCACCAGCGCCTTCACCGTGACCGCCCAGGACGTCGCCCCCGACGACACCTGCAACCCGGGCGCCTGCCTGTCCAGCGGCGTCGACCACTTCCTGTGGTCCCTGGACAGCCAGCCCACCGCCGCCACCGGCACCTCCACCAAGGTCGCGAGCACCAGTGGTGGCGTCGCCACGGCGAGCCTCCCCGTCCCCGTCACGCGATGGGGCGTCCACACCCTGTACGTCGCGGCGGTGGACAAGGCGGGCAACATCTCGCAGAGCCCCGCCAGTTACACCTTCACCGCGCCGTGGAACCCGAACACCAAGGTGGCCCAGGGCGACATCAGCGGCGACGGCGTCCCCGACCTGCTCGCCACCACGAGCACCGGTGACCTGGAGATGATCCCCGGCGACACGGACCCGGCGCAGGCCCCCGCGCCCGCGCAGAGCGGCCCGGTCACCGGGTCCGACCCGGTCCCCGCGGTCACCGGCCCGGTCATCGTCTCCACCGCGGCCGGCGCGCCCACGGGCAGCTGGAAGGACTACCTGGTCGCGCACCGCGGCAACCTGCACGGCGCCGACGTGGACGACCTGTTCGCGTACAACACCAAGACCCAGCAGCTCTACATCGTCAAGAACGACTACGACCCCGCCGACGACAGCGCCTTCCCGCCCGTGAAGTACTCCAACTACGCGGGATACGTGGGCCGGCGCTACGACGTGGTGACCAAGGACGCCTGCGAGAGCGCCGATCTCGTCGCGGACGACAGCCGCTGCCGCACCGCCGGGTACGACAGCCAGACCTGGAACGTCGGCCAACTGGTCACCCCCGGCAACGTGTTCGGCAACACCAGCAACTACCCGGCCGTCATCACCATGGAGAACAAGCGCCTGTGGATCTACCAGGCGGACGGCGGCGGGCACCTGAAGAACCCGCTGCTGCTGGGTGACGGCGACTGGTCCGGTCTGACCCTGATCGCCCCCGGCACCGTCGGCGGCACCCCCACGCTGTGGGCCCGCGACGACGCCTCGGGCACCCTCTACACCTTCCCCCTCACCCTGGACGGCAACGGCCTGCCCCCGCTGCTGCACGCCCCGGTCCGCACCGCGCTGACCTCGGCCCTCACGGTGTCGGGCGGCGGGAAGCTCTGCCTGGACGACAGCGGTTCCCGCACCACCAACCACAACAAGATCCAGGTGTACACCTGCAACGGCACTTCCGCGCAGCAGTGGTCCTACCTCGCCGACGGCTCCCTGCGCGTGCTGGGCAGGTGCCTGGACGTCACCAGCAGCGGCGTCGACAACGGCACCCTCGTCCAGCTGTTCACCTGCAACGGCACCGGGGCACAGAAGTGGACGCCCGGCGCGAACGGCAGCCTCGTCAACCCCGAGTCGGGCAAGTGCCTGGACGACCCCTCGTCCAGCACGACCAACGGCACCCAGGTCCAGATCTACACCTGCAACGGCACCTCCGCGCAGAACTGGACCGGGGCGGCCGCCGCCGGCTGGAACGCCCACCCGGGCACCGCCCTGGCGCCGGTGCTGTCCGCGGCCGACGACCCGGCCGTCGCCTCTCCCGGGGACATCAACAGCTCCGACGGCGGCCCGGACGGCAACCCCGACCTGTACGCCGTCGACAGCGGCGGCCAGTTGACCGAGTACCCCGGCGCGGCTCCCGCGAGCGGCACCGCCACCTTCGGCACGGCCGTCTCGCTCGGCGCCGCCGTCAACAGTTCGACGCACTGGTGGAACCTCGACGAGGGCACCGGCGCCACCGCCACGGACCAGGCGGCCGGGCTCAACGCCTCGCTGACCGGCTCCTACTCCTGGGCCACCGACAGCAGCCGCGGCAAGGTGCTGAGCCTCGACGGCACCACCGGTTACGGGGCGACGAGCGGACCGGCGGTGAACACCACCCGGAGCTTCACCGTCTCCGCCTGGGTCAAGCTCAACTCCCTCGCCGCCAACTCCACGTTCGTCTCGCAGTCCGACGATCCCTCGGTCGGCGCGGCGAACGGGTTCCAGCTGTACTACTCCTCCAACGCCCAGGCGTGGGCCTTCAACCGGCACAACGCCGACGACCCCAGCAACTCCTTCACCGCCGCCTACGGCTCCAAGCCGGTCACGGGCAAGTGGACCCACCTCGTCGGCGTCTTCGACGCCGACGCCGGCACGCTGAGCCTGTACGTCAACGGCAGCCTGTCCGCGACGAAGGACTACGCGGGGACGTCCTGGAACGCCACCGGCCCGGTCCAGATCGGCCGGCGGCTGTACCAGAACAGCTATGCGGAGTACGCGAACGCGCAGATCAGCGACGTACGCATCTGGGACAACGCCCTGCCGGCCGCCGACGCGGCGGCACCGGGCGACAATCCCCGGGTGAGCGGACTCAGCTGA